Below is a window of Myxococcota bacterium DNA.
AGTTCGACGGCCGCGACATCAAGGACTACGACGACCTGCCGCGCATCGTGGCGAGCACCCCGCCCGGCAGCGCGGTCGACGTGGTGATCCTGCGCGACGGCAAGGAGAAGAAGCTGAAGGCGACGCTCGAGAAGATGAAGGAAGAGGAGGTGCAGCCCGCCTCCGACGAGCAGACCGACAGTGACTGGGGCTTCGAGGTCTCTCCGATGAGCGACGAGATCGCGAGCCAGCTCGGCCTCTCCTCCAACACCAAGGGCGTGGTCGTCGCCTCCGTCGACCCCGAGTCCGCCGCCGCCCGCGCCGGCCTGCGCCGGGGCGACGTCATCCTGGAAGCCAACCGGGTCGAGATCGCCAACCCCAAGCAGCTGAAGGACGCCCTGGGCAAGAACAACGACTCCGCAGTCCTCCTGGTCCAGCGCGGCGATGGAACGCTGTATCTCGCGATCGAGAAAGATTCCTAAGAGCATCTCTGCGCGCCGCGCTCCGGGCTAAAACCCTCGGTCGCTGCTTCGGGAGTACCCTGCAGACGCTCCCTCCGGGTTTTGCCCCGGCCGCGCGCGCGAATGACACCCAGCCGGCACACAAACAAAATAGAGTCCGCGTCGACGACCGATCCGACTCCGACTCATCGTCCGCGCAGGCAGATCGATCCGCCGCGAGCCCGATGCGGCGCGAGCCTGCAAAGTGATCGAACGCGGACCGGGAACGCGCGCCGGCCCAATCGTCGACGCGTTCTCACCTAAAGGGGGAATACGAACCAGCTCGTCCGCGAGCGGGGCCGGGCATCTGCCCCGACGAGTGGGTTTCGCAGGAGTCTTCGACGAGAAGGGACCCGCGAGGAGGGGCTGATGCCTGGCCCCGCGAAGCGCAACCGCGCGTCTGATCTCGATCAGTCTCCGCTGTACTTCGGTGGCCGCTTCTCTAGAAACGCCCGAACGCCTTCGCGGAAGTCACCGCTCTGCGAGGCCAGGATCTGGTTCCGGTCCTCCATGGCGATCGCAGCTTCGAGTGTAGGCGCGTCGATCGACCAGTTGAGACAGTCCTTCGTGAGTCGCACGCCGACCGGGGAGTTGCGCAGGATGTCGGCCGCCATCGCCCGGCCGGCCTTCTCGAGCTCCGCGTCCGGCACCACGCGCGACACCAGGCCCGTCGCCAGCGCGCGCGGCGCTTCGATGAAGCCGCCCGTCAGCAGCAGCTCCGCCGCCACCGACGAGCCCACGATGCGCGGCAGGAAGTACGAAGCGCCGATGTCGCAGGCGCCCAGGCCGATGCGGATGAAGGCCGCGTTCATGCGCGCCGACTCACCCGCGATGCGGATGTCACTGGCCAGGGCGAGCGCGAAGCCGCCGCCCGAGGCCGGACCGTGCACCAGCGCGATGAACGGCTGCGCGACCCGGCGCATCTTGATCACGAGCTCCGCGATCCGGTGCTGCCCACGCAGGCTGGCCGAGACACTCGGGCGGAGGGTCGAGCTCGAGCCCGACTGCGCCTTCAGGTCCAGCCCGGCGCAGAAGCCGCGGCCGGCGCCGCGCAGGATCACCACGCGCGCCTCGGTGTCGTCGTGCAGCCGGTCGAGGAACTGGTGCAGCTCCTCGACGAGCTGCGGGCTCATCGCGTTCAGCACCTCGGGCCGGTTCAAGGTGCAGAGCACGAGGCCGCCCGCCTCGCGACTCACCAGCAGCGTCCGATACTCGTCGCCCATGATTCCCTCCTACGCGCGGTCGAACAACACCCCGGGGTTGAGCAGCCAGTGCGGGTCGAGCTCGCGCTTGGCGCCGCGCAGCGCGCGCGCGAACAGCTCCGGGCGCTCGCGGTCGTAGCCGTCGCGGTGGTCGCGGCCGACCGCGTGGTGGTGGGTGATGGTCGCGCCCTCCTCGCCGAGCACGCGGCTGGCGGTGGCCTTCACCTCGGCCCACTGCTCGAGCTCCGAGCCGCGCGTGGCCGGCGCGAGCAGCGAGAAATAGGGCGCCGGGCCGTCGGGATACACGTGCGTGAAGCGGCAGGTGATCGTGCCGGCGCCGTACACGCGGCGCAGCGCGCCGCCGACCTCGTCGATCACGCGCGCGTGCAGGCGCTCGAAGCGGTCCCAGGTGACTGCCGTCTCGAAGGTCTCGGCCAGAATGCCGATCGAGACCAGCGCGTCGCGCAGGTACGGCGCGCCGATGAACGAGCTGCGCCACGCGCCCGCGCTGCCCTCGCGAGTCACTGCGGAGTCGCTGCGCGTGCGCACGGCGTCCTCGGGCACCACGCCGCCGTGGTCGCGGCACAGCTCGGCCGCACGCCGCATCCAGGGCTCGAGGTCGTGGTCGTGCGACTCGAAGCCCAGCACCAGGATCGACTCCTTGCCCGAGCCGCCCGCCGAAGTCAGTGCCTCGCCCGGATCGAGCAGCCGGCAGTTCGCGGGCTCGAGCCCCGACTGCGAGAGCGCGCGCACCGCCGCCACGCCCGCCGCGAAGCTCTCGAAGCGCACGGCCGCGTTCGCGCGCCGCGTCGGCCGGTCCTGCAGGCGCATCCAGGCCTCGGTGATCACGCCCAGCGTCCCCTCCGAGCCGATGAACAGCCGGTCGGGCGCGGGGCCGGCGCCGGAGCCCGGCAGGCGGCGCGTCTCGAGCACGCCCTCGGGAGTCACCACGCGCACGGACTCGACGAAGTCGTCGATGTGCGTGTAGCGCGTGGCGAAGTGACCGCCGCTGCGCGTCGCGATCCAGCCGCCCAGCGAGCTGAACTCGAACGACTGCGGGAAGTGGCGCAAGGTGAGTCCGTGGGGCCGCAGCTGGTCCTCGAGCGCGGGGCCGAGCACGCCGGCCTCGATGCGCGCCGCGCGCGATGCGCGGTCGATCTCGCGCACCGCGGCCATGCGCGAGAGATCGAGAGTCACCACGCCGCGGTAGTCACCGTCGACCGCGGTCTCCACGCCGCCCACCACGCTGGAGCCGCCGCCGAAGGGAATCAGCGCCGCGCCGACCCGGCCGCAGTGCTCGAGCACCGCGATCACGTCGGCCTCGTTTCTCGGGAACGCCACCCAGTCGGGCGGGTGTGCGAAGTCGCGCCGCTGCGCGCGCACCGCATCGCGGTAGCTCCGGCCGTAGGTGTGACGCGCGCGCTCGTGCGGGTCCGCGCTCGCGATCGGAGCCAGCGCCGCGGGCGCGTGGGTGCGCGGCGCGGGCAGCGCGATCTCCTCGATGCGCGGCAACGGCGCGGGCGCGAGCGGACGCGCGAAGCGCTCGCCCAGCGACTTCGCCAGACGCTCGCGGGCGGCGTCGTCCGGCCCCGCGCCCTCGTACCCCCAGCCCCAGAAGCTCAGCCGCTTCACCGGCGCATTATGGCCGACTCGCTAGTCTCTTCGCCGATGGGGAGACCGGGGCCGATCGAGCGCTTCTTGCGCGGCGTCGGCGCGATCGTGCTCTTGCCGCTCGCGCTCATGATGTGGAGCGCAGGCGCGTTCTTCCACGCACTCTTCGGTGCGAGCCCGCGCCAGGCGCACCGCTACTACGTGGGCTTCGCGCGCACCTGCGTGACCGTGGCCGGCACGCGCATCGAGGTGCGCGGGCGCGAGCACATCCGCCCCGGTCAGGCCTACGTGGTGGTCTCGAATCACGAGAGCAACTGGGACCCGCCGGTCATCCTGTCCTCGCTGCCCGAGCTCGTGATCCGCTTCGTCTTGAAGCAGCAGCTCTTGTCGGTGCCGGTGTTCGGACCGGCGCTCCGGCGCACCGGAAACATCGCGGTCGAGCGCGCACGCTCCGGCAACGACGTGCGCCGGGTGCAGGCCGGCATGTCGGAGCGCCCGGCCGAGGTCTCGATCCTGTTCTTCGCCGAAGGCAACCGCGCGCGCGACGGCTCCTACCGCGAGTTCAAAATGGGCGCGTTCGCGACCGCGCTCGACTTCAAGCTGCCGATCCTGCCCATCGCGGTCGCGGGCACCTTCCCGATCTGGCCGCCGGGTCGGGTGTGGCTCGCGCCGGCACCGGTGGTGCTCGAGATCGGCGCGCCGATCCCGGTCGAGGGGCTGAGCGCCGGCGATCGCACGCGGCTGCGCGACGAGGCGCAGCGCGTGATCGGCGGCCTGCGGGCCTCGGCGCGCGCCCGGCTGCGCGCGCAGGGGGTCGACCCGGGCGGCGTCGACTGAGCGTGTAGAATGCGCGCGATGGAGCCCACGTCGCTGCGCCTGCCGGGGACTCACGGACTCACTCTGCACGCACTGGAGTGGAGCCGCGAGGGAACGCTGTTGTTGTTCCTGCACGGCTTCTCGAACGACGCGCACGTGTGGGACTGGTGCGCGCCGGTGTTCGCGCCCCACTACCGCGTGCTGGCTCTGGACCACCGCGGCCACGGCGACTCCGACCGCGACTCCGAGGGCCGCTACGACCACGAGACCATGGCGCGCGACGTCGCGTCCGCGCTCGAGTCATTGGGCGCGGCGCGCGCGGTGCTGGTCGGTCACTCGCTGGGCGGGCGGGTCGCGATGCGCTTCGCGGGCCTGTTCCCCGAGAAGCTGGCGGGCCTGGTCATCGTGGACTCCGCGCCCGAGCTCGACGCGCGTGGCACCACGCGCATCCGGCTCGACGTGCAGCAGCAGGAGCCGTCGTTCGCGACGCCGAGAGACTACGAGCGCATCCTGGCGCGCCAGTACCCGGCGACGCGCGCGGACATCCTGGCGAAGCTCGCCACTCACTGGACGCGCGCGCGGCCCGACGGCCGGCTCGAGCTCAAGCTCGACCCGGCGTTCATGCGCGCCCGGCGCGGCCAGAACGAAGAGGAGCTCGCGCGCTGGT
It encodes the following:
- a CDS encoding enoyl-CoA hydratase-related protein, whose amino-acid sequence is MGDEYRTLLVSREAGGLVLCTLNRPEVLNAMSPQLVEELHQFLDRLHDDTEARVVILRGAGRGFCAGLDLKAQSGSSSTLRPSVSASLRGQHRIAELVIKMRRVAQPFIALVHGPASGGGFALALASDIRIAGESARMNAAFIRIGLGACDIGASYFLPRIVGSSVAAELLLTGGFIEAPRALATGLVSRVVPDAELEKAGRAMAADILRNSPVGVRLTKDCLNWSIDAPTLEAAIAMEDRNQILASQSGDFREGVRAFLEKRPPKYSGD
- a CDS encoding FAD-binding oxidoreductase; translated protein: MKRLSFWGWGYEGAGPDDAARERLAKSLGERFARPLAPAPLPRIEEIALPAPRTHAPAALAPIASADPHERARHTYGRSYRDAVRAQRRDFAHPPDWVAFPRNEADVIAVLEHCGRVGAALIPFGGGSSVVGGVETAVDGDYRGVVTLDLSRMAAVREIDRASRAARIEAGVLGPALEDQLRPHGLTLRHFPQSFEFSSLGGWIATRSGGHFATRYTHIDDFVESVRVVTPEGVLETRRLPGSGAGPAPDRLFIGSEGTLGVITEAWMRLQDRPTRRANAAVRFESFAAGVAAVRALSQSGLEPANCRLLDPGEALTSAGGSGKESILVLGFESHDHDLEPWMRRAAELCRDHGGVVPEDAVRTRSDSAVTREGSAGAWRSSFIGAPYLRDALVSIGILAETFETAVTWDRFERLHARVIDEVGGALRRVYGAGTITCRFTHVYPDGPAPYFSLLAPATRGSELEQWAEVKATASRVLGEEGATITHHHAVGRDHRDGYDRERPELFARALRGAKRELDPHWLLNPGVLFDRA
- a CDS encoding lysophospholipid acyltransferase family protein; its protein translation is MGRPGPIERFLRGVGAIVLLPLALMMWSAGAFFHALFGASPRQAHRYYVGFARTCVTVAGTRIEVRGREHIRPGQAYVVVSNHESNWDPPVILSSLPELVIRFVLKQQLLSVPVFGPALRRTGNIAVERARSGNDVRRVQAGMSERPAEVSILFFAEGNRARDGSYREFKMGAFATALDFKLPILPIAVAGTFPIWPPGRVWLAPAPVVLEIGAPIPVEGLSAGDRTRLRDEAQRVIGGLRASARARLRAQGVDPGGVD
- a CDS encoding alpha/beta hydrolase; amino-acid sequence: MEPTSLRLPGTHGLTLHALEWSREGTLLLFLHGFSNDAHVWDWCAPVFAPHYRVLALDHRGHGDSDRDSEGRYDHETMARDVASALESLGAARAVLVGHSLGGRVAMRFAGLFPEKLAGLVIVDSAPELDARGTTRIRLDVQQQEPSFATPRDYERILARQYPATRADILAKLATHWTRARPDGRLELKLDPAFMRARRGQNEEELARWSADEAKLLWSALEKLPCPALVVRGAASDVLSADVADKMADEVLKQGRLAVIPKAGHSVMLDNPEAFEKALSGFVLGD